One genomic window of Paenibacillus xylanilyticus includes the following:
- a CDS encoding S-layer homology domain-containing protein, whose product MKHKKGLAATLALCVSLTAGGASVFAFSDVTDEGQKTIVDSLKSKGVVSGVTADLFRPDQALSEPQGVQLIVKAFGLKNEYAAASAQNKISPDTWYADAVQAATQNGLSIPVELNPQGKMTREQFVILLHEGINTTGNYPVIMKYNLVKDENKIGKDAISAVQNLLNMNIIELDKDGNFRPDQSLTRMEAASMIFNALEFVDKHGNGGSAEPAPETPGEGQQAIVPEVTTTKVDDKTTKVKLTAEMPHPGYGLKIDDVKLEKDGRAIVLYSIVQPDPDMMYPMVITEVTAETDIPAGYTAEAQPSGK is encoded by the coding sequence ATGAAACATAAAAAAGGATTGGCTGCAACACTTGCGCTTTGCGTTTCTCTGACGGCAGGAGGTGCTTCTGTATTCGCTTTTTCGGACGTAACCGATGAAGGGCAAAAAACTATCGTGGATTCCCTGAAATCCAAAGGGGTTGTCAGTGGTGTAACGGCGGATCTGTTCCGTCCGGATCAGGCGTTGTCCGAGCCGCAGGGGGTTCAATTGATCGTGAAGGCATTTGGATTGAAAAATGAATATGCTGCCGCTTCCGCGCAAAATAAAATCAGTCCGGATACCTGGTATGCAGATGCTGTACAGGCTGCAACCCAAAATGGTCTGTCCATCCCGGTAGAGTTGAATCCGCAAGGCAAGATGACACGTGAGCAATTTGTTATTTTGCTTCATGAAGGCATTAACACAACCGGGAATTATCCGGTTATTATGAAGTATAATTTGGTTAAGGACGAAAATAAAATCGGTAAGGACGCCATATCTGCAGTCCAGAACCTGCTGAACATGAACATCATTGAACTGGATAAGGACGGCAACTTCCGTCCAGATCAGTCGCTTACCCGTATGGAGGCTGCAAGCATGATCTTCAATGCACTTGAATTTGTGGATAAGCACGGCAATGGTGGATCGGCTGAGCCAGCTCCAGAGACTCCAGGGGAAGGCCAGCAAGCCATCGTACCTGAAGTAACTACAACGAAGGTTGATGACAAAACAACCAAGGTGAAGCTCACGGCTGAAATGCCTCATCCTGGCTACGGTTTGAAGATTGATGACGTCAAACTGGAGAAGGATGGACGTGCGATCGTGCTGTATTCCATCGTTCAGCCAGATCCGGACATGATGTATCCGATGGTGATCACGGAAGTTACGGCAGAGACGGATATTCCAGCCGGGTATACCGCTGAAGCACAGCCTTCCGGCAAGTAA
- a CDS encoding glycoside hydrolase family 43 protein — translation MKYSNPVIPGFYPDPSICRVDEDYYLVTSTFEYAPGVPIFHSRDLVHWRQIGHVLTSDQQIVLANAWVSGGIYAPTLRHHDGWFYMITTNVSAGGNFYVRSRQPEGPWSEPVYVDQKGIDPSLLFDEDGRVYFQSACNGAEGEGIYQCEIDIETGERLTDSRLIWKGTGGAAPEAPHLYKVNGMYYLMIAEGGTEYGHMVTIARSNDPYGPYEACPANPILSNRSMKTSIHATGHADLIQIQDGSWWAVCLGIRPAGYPLRHHLGRETFLAPVTWTEDGWPVIGDNGHMEPIMTGPQLPETPWPSPAVREHFDLPTLGLGWVFLRNPAPGSWSLTSNPGHLTLCGNSFSLHDQGNPAFVGRRLSHFHCSIAASLDYEPLQEEEEAGLTVFMNGNYHYDLAIKQIHGEKKVIFRRTVGSLQTEQVHDCGTGPVRLKIQTDRNQFTFFLQHDLGKDIRIGSGETHLLSTEVAGGFTGIIIAMYAHAPCGVGTPAHFDWFDYEPQEETQD, via the coding sequence ATGAAATACAGCAATCCCGTCATACCTGGCTTTTATCCTGATCCGAGTATCTGCCGGGTAGATGAAGATTATTACCTGGTAACCAGCACCTTCGAATACGCTCCAGGAGTGCCCATATTCCACAGCCGAGATCTGGTCCACTGGCGGCAGATTGGCCATGTGCTAACCTCTGACCAACAGATTGTACTGGCAAATGCATGGGTTTCCGGGGGAATCTATGCGCCAACCCTTCGGCATCATGACGGCTGGTTCTATATGATCACGACCAATGTAAGTGCAGGTGGCAACTTTTATGTACGCAGCCGTCAGCCTGAAGGCCCTTGGTCGGAACCCGTTTATGTTGATCAGAAAGGCATTGATCCCTCCCTTTTATTCGATGAAGATGGCCGGGTATACTTCCAATCTGCCTGTAACGGTGCAGAAGGTGAAGGCATCTATCAGTGCGAGATTGATATCGAAACAGGGGAACGATTAACCGACAGCCGATTAATCTGGAAAGGAACAGGAGGAGCCGCGCCTGAGGCACCCCATCTGTACAAAGTAAATGGCATGTATTATCTGATGATTGCTGAAGGAGGCACGGAATATGGACATATGGTTACCATTGCCCGCAGCAACGATCCCTATGGACCATATGAAGCTTGTCCGGCCAATCCGATCCTGTCCAATCGAAGCATGAAGACCAGCATCCATGCTACAGGGCATGCAGACCTTATCCAGATTCAGGATGGAAGCTGGTGGGCCGTCTGCCTCGGCATTCGTCCTGCTGGCTATCCGCTGCGGCATCATCTGGGACGTGAGACGTTCCTTGCTCCAGTCACTTGGACCGAAGATGGATGGCCTGTCATCGGTGATAACGGACATATGGAGCCTATCATGACTGGACCGCAGCTGCCGGAAACGCCGTGGCCATCGCCAGCAGTTCGAGAGCATTTTGACCTGCCCACACTGGGGCTGGGCTGGGTGTTCCTGCGAAATCCGGCTCCAGGCAGCTGGTCCCTAACTTCGAATCCAGGTCACTTGACCTTATGCGGGAACTCCTTCTCCCTTCATGATCAGGGGAATCCCGCATTTGTTGGGCGGCGCTTGAGTCATTTCCACTGCAGCATTGCTGCCAGTCTGGATTATGAGCCGCTGCAGGAAGAAGAAGAGGCCGGGTTAACGGTCTTCATGAATGGAAACTATCATTACGATCTGGCGATTAAGCAGATTCATGGTGAGAAGAAAGTTATTTTCCGCCGAACCGTAGGTTCATTACAAACTGAACAGGTTCACGACTGTGGAACAGGCCCCGTCAGATTAAAAATTCAGACAGATCGTAATCAATTCACGTTTTTCCTGCAGCACGACTTGGGAAAGGACATCCGGATAGGATCTGGTGAAACCCATCTGCTCTCTACCGAAGTGGCAGGCGGCTTCACGGGCATCATCATCGCCATGTACGCTCATGCTCCATGCGGAGTCGGTACACCAGCACATTTCGATTGGTTTGACTATGAACCGCAAGAGGAAACACAGGACTAA
- a CDS encoding ABC transporter substrate-binding protein translates to MVKSIRNIPKWSVALTLSFSLLAGCSSEGATNGSSSGDETAPVTFTFFGADANPNWSNMQDEVGKEITKQTGVTLNAEFAMSDPSQRLALIAASGDYPDLISPKGDLDKLIDAGAMLDLTDLIEEHAPNLKKLFGDEMKRLRYSNDDPSIYVIPTYSAIDGVNFVAGGGFQLQHRAVKEAGYPKIKTLQDYENVIRNYLEKHPTDENGNPNIGMTLNADDWHIQITVTNQAAETTGKSGDGEYYIDPETYEASYHFRIEGEKEYFQWLNHMYNTGLLDKESFVQKNDQYLSKVASGRVIGLTDVDWGYADGEKALKAAGKNDQTYGHYSVMLSDQYKDNRYQSTGFMAGWGLGITVDCEDPVRAIKFLDYLASEEAQVLNNWGIEGKHYEVKDGTRVVPAEVQERIVNDNIAFSRESGIGFYTNLGAHYGDGVKDSTGNYYTKNFPEQIVENYTDADKETLKAYGATTWMDLFPNEKEFPSKPWGAVWNISVPSEDEINIISSKVKDITWKQIPQAIMAKPEEFEAIWNDYQQMLIDAGVEKMEQGFTKYVQDRVKLWNE, encoded by the coding sequence ATGGTTAAATCGATAAGAAACATTCCCAAATGGTCCGTCGCACTCACACTCTCATTCAGCTTGCTTGCAGGATGCAGCAGTGAAGGTGCAACAAATGGCAGCTCCAGCGGTGATGAAACGGCTCCAGTAACCTTCACTTTCTTCGGTGCAGATGCCAATCCGAATTGGAGCAACATGCAGGATGAGGTCGGAAAGGAAATTACCAAACAAACCGGTGTAACCCTCAATGCGGAGTTCGCCATGTCGGATCCATCCCAGCGTTTGGCACTAATCGCAGCAAGCGGGGATTACCCGGATCTGATCAGTCCCAAAGGGGATCTCGACAAATTAATCGATGCCGGGGCCATGCTTGATCTAACCGATCTGATTGAAGAGCATGCGCCCAACCTCAAAAAACTGTTCGGGGATGAAATGAAGCGGCTTCGCTACAGCAATGATGATCCCTCCATCTACGTCATTCCAACATACTCTGCGATTGATGGGGTCAACTTCGTCGCAGGCGGCGGCTTCCAGCTGCAGCATCGAGCCGTGAAGGAAGCTGGATATCCTAAGATCAAAACGTTACAGGATTACGAGAATGTCATCCGCAATTATCTGGAGAAACATCCTACCGATGAAAATGGCAATCCAAACATCGGCATGACGCTGAATGCGGACGACTGGCACATTCAGATTACTGTAACGAACCAGGCAGCCGAAACGACCGGCAAATCAGGTGACGGTGAATACTACATCGATCCGGAAACCTATGAGGCTTCTTATCATTTCCGCATCGAAGGTGAAAAGGAATATTTCCAGTGGCTGAACCACATGTACAATACCGGTTTGCTCGATAAGGAGTCCTTTGTGCAAAAGAATGACCAGTATCTGTCCAAAGTCGCTTCTGGCCGGGTTATCGGCCTGACCGATGTGGACTGGGGCTATGCTGACGGCGAAAAGGCACTGAAAGCTGCCGGGAAAAATGACCAGACCTACGGACACTATTCTGTCATGTTATCGGATCAATACAAGGATAACCGTTATCAATCAACGGGCTTTATGGCTGGCTGGGGTCTTGGCATCACTGTAGACTGCGAAGATCCGGTCCGGGCGATCAAGTTCCTGGACTACCTTGCTTCAGAAGAAGCCCAGGTATTGAACAACTGGGGAATTGAAGGCAAGCATTATGAAGTCAAGGATGGCACCCGTGTTGTCCCCGCTGAAGTACAGGAACGTATCGTGAATGATAACATTGCGTTCAGCAGGGAATCCGGTATCGGATTTTACACGAACCTCGGTGCTCACTATGGAGATGGTGTCAAAGACTCCACCGGCAATTATTACACCAAGAACTTCCCGGAACAGATTGTGGAAAATTATACGGATGCCGATAAGGAAACTCTCAAGGCCTATGGTGCCACAACATGGATGGATTTGTTCCCGAATGAAAAGGAATTTCCATCCAAACCTTGGGGTGCCGTATGGAACATCTCTGTGCCGAGCGAGGACGAGATCAACATTATCTCAAGTAAGGTCAAGGACATCACATGGAAGCAGATCCCACAGGCCATAATGGCCAAACCGGAGGAATTTGAAGCCATCTGGAATGACTATCAGCAGATGCTGATTGACGCCGGCGTTGAGAAAATGGAACAAGGATTTACCAAGTACGTCCAGGACCGCGTTAAACTTTGGAATGAATAG
- a CDS encoding AraC family transcriptional regulator, whose amino-acid sequence MSSTYLNWFTSDLQFPFYIQYGGHEEDTELHQHVDFSELVIVLNGNATHVVHTEEYFIKKGNAFVINGSTPHAYRDPHDFKICNIMFRPEMLASIGPDLKKSNGYQALFVLEPYYRNIQSYPGKLALPIPSLEYVESLIAVMIEEYHGQLQGYQTMLLSRFTELVVYLSRHYDTQEKGMEGNHLMHLANAISYMEDHYLEPLTLEEIAGKSNISVRHLNRIFRSYYQMTPIAYMLTLRLERACGLLKHSSLTITQISYECGFNDSNYFTRQFRKAYGVSPKVYRQNHID is encoded by the coding sequence TTGAGCAGCACGTATTTGAACTGGTTTACATCTGACTTGCAGTTTCCATTTTATATTCAGTACGGTGGGCATGAGGAGGATACCGAGCTGCATCAGCACGTCGATTTTTCGGAGCTCGTCATCGTGCTGAACGGTAATGCCACGCATGTTGTACATACGGAGGAGTATTTTATCAAAAAGGGCAATGCCTTTGTCATTAACGGCTCCACACCTCATGCTTACAGGGACCCTCATGACTTTAAAATCTGCAATATTATGTTCAGACCGGAGATGCTTGCATCCATTGGACCGGATCTGAAGAAATCGAACGGGTATCAGGCGCTGTTCGTGCTGGAACCATACTATCGCAATATTCAATCTTATCCTGGCAAGCTGGCGCTTCCCATTCCCAGTCTGGAGTATGTGGAATCGCTGATTGCGGTCATGATTGAAGAGTATCATGGCCAGCTGCAGGGGTATCAGACGATGCTGCTCTCACGGTTCACGGAGCTGGTCGTCTACCTGTCGAGGCACTATGATACGCAGGAAAAGGGGATGGAGGGCAACCATCTGATGCACTTGGCGAATGCCATATCCTATATGGAAGATCATTACCTGGAGCCGCTGACACTGGAGGAGATTGCAGGTAAATCCAATATCTCGGTAAGGCACCTGAATCGGATCTTTCGCTCCTATTATCAGATGACACCAATTGCTTATATGTTGACGCTTCGCCTGGAGAGAGCATGCGGCTTGTTGAAACACAGCAGCCTGACCATAACCCAGATCTCCTATGAATGCGGGTTTAACGATAGCAACTACTTCACACGTCAGTTCCGAAAGGCCTATGGAGTCTCCCCTAAGGTATACAGGCAAAATCACATCGATTAG
- a CDS encoding EcsC family protein gives MDSRETLDQELEQIIKWEKEQKDLFIWDKIGRLPFAMLDKVMPKAIKQKIGDALNEVGQYVQNGGKFLVQKKKVAKLLQEEAERSGHSMKDHTYRLEEDAEAEGTAKIHSVEHLPLEVLDRVADNITESRTKFAAAQGAATGIGGIVTIAADIPMVMGLSLKVLQEMALCYGYDPDDPQERIFIVKCLQFSSADIVGKKAIIDELAEYDNPDKQVQVVSQMQGWREVFNSYSESFGWKKLFQLIPIAGMVFGSVSNKNTISDVAEAGKMLYKKRLILQRLK, from the coding sequence ATGGATTCACGTGAAACATTGGATCAGGAGCTTGAGCAGATTATAAAGTGGGAAAAGGAACAGAAGGATTTATTCATCTGGGATAAAATCGGGCGTTTGCCATTTGCGATGCTGGATAAAGTCATGCCAAAAGCAATCAAACAGAAAATTGGCGATGCCCTGAACGAAGTTGGGCAGTATGTACAGAATGGCGGCAAATTCCTCGTTCAGAAAAAGAAAGTAGCCAAGCTGCTTCAGGAAGAAGCGGAGAGATCGGGTCACTCCATGAAGGATCATACCTATCGCCTCGAAGAGGATGCCGAAGCAGAAGGGACTGCCAAAATTCATAGTGTAGAACATCTGCCGCTTGAAGTGTTGGACCGCGTTGCTGACAACATTACGGAGAGCAGAACCAAATTTGCCGCAGCACAGGGTGCCGCAACAGGAATTGGCGGTATTGTAACGATCGCAGCAGATATCCCGATGGTGATGGGGCTTTCCCTGAAGGTACTGCAAGAGATGGCCTTATGTTACGGATATGATCCCGACGATCCCCAGGAACGGATATTCATTGTGAAGTGCCTGCAGTTCTCCTCCGCCGACATCGTAGGCAAGAAGGCAATTATTGATGAACTGGCCGAGTATGACAATCCGGACAAGCAAGTACAGGTCGTTTCACAAATGCAGGGCTGGCGTGAGGTGTTCAATTCCTATAGTGAATCATTCGGCTGGAAAAAGCTGTTCCAGCTTATCCCGATTGCCGGCATGGTGTTTGGTTCGGTAAGCAACAAAAATACGATTAGTGATGTTGCCGAAGCAGGCAAAATGTTATATAAAAAAAGGCTGATTCTTCAGCGCTTGAAGTAA
- a CDS encoding MFS transporter: MSMQTSLTKDAAMRSKNQPGLDAQSTVYRILIAISLVHLFNDSIQSVIPAIFPILKDSMHLTYTQIGWISFAINFTASIMQPVVGWFADKKPTPSILPIGMGFTFTGMLLLAFADSYMAVLISVIFVGLGSAAFHPEGSRVSHMAAGPRRGLAQSIFQVGGNAGQSLAPLLTRWIFIPFGLFGAIGFTGIAAMGIAVQIYIARWYGRMLQSGGYLRKQAAARRAPNPALRKRIAAAITILIMLVFVRSWYVASIGSFYAFNLKELFSLSTEDAQIYIFLFLAAGALGTFFGGPLADRFGKRNMIFLSMAGAAPLALLLPYANLFWTGVLLTIIGFIMLSSFSVTVVYAQMLIPGKIGTVSGLITGLAFGMGGLGALVLGNWIDVFGVSPVMQMCSFLPLIGIFTFLLPSDKVLKRWADENGSEE; the protein is encoded by the coding sequence ATGTCCATGCAAACTTCATTAACCAAGGACGCTGCCATGCGTTCGAAAAACCAACCCGGATTGGATGCCCAGAGCACCGTTTACCGGATCTTGATTGCCATCAGTCTGGTTCACTTGTTTAACGATTCGATCCAGTCTGTCATTCCGGCTATTTTTCCAATCCTGAAAGACTCCATGCATCTTACATACACACAGATCGGATGGATATCCTTCGCCATCAATTTTACCGCATCCATTATGCAGCCTGTTGTAGGCTGGTTTGCAGATAAGAAGCCCACGCCTTCGATATTGCCGATCGGCATGGGATTTACGTTCACCGGCATGCTTCTACTGGCGTTTGCCGACAGTTATATGGCTGTCCTGATTTCCGTTATCTTTGTCGGGCTTGGTTCGGCCGCTTTTCACCCAGAAGGTTCCCGGGTATCCCATATGGCCGCAGGGCCTCGTCGGGGTCTCGCTCAATCCATCTTCCAGGTGGGTGGCAACGCCGGACAGTCTCTTGCTCCGCTCTTGACGAGATGGATCTTCATTCCGTTTGGTTTGTTCGGTGCCATCGGATTCACCGGCATTGCAGCCATGGGGATTGCCGTACAGATCTATATTGCCCGCTGGTACGGCCGCATGCTGCAATCCGGAGGTTATCTTCGCAAACAGGCGGCTGCGCGTCGTGCTCCAAATCCCGCACTTCGCAAAAGGATAGCGGCTGCCATCACGATTCTGATTATGCTCGTCTTTGTTCGTTCATGGTATGTCGCTTCCATCGGCAGCTTCTATGCGTTTAATCTGAAGGAATTGTTCAGCCTCTCCACAGAGGATGCACAGATCTATATCTTCCTGTTCCTGGCCGCTGGCGCACTCGGCACATTCTTCGGAGGTCCACTGGCAGATCGCTTCGGCAAACGCAACATGATTTTCCTGTCGATGGCCGGAGCGGCTCCACTGGCGCTGCTGCTGCCTTATGCCAATTTGTTCTGGACCGGAGTGCTGCTGACCATTATCGGATTCATCATGCTATCCAGCTTCTCTGTGACTGTGGTTTATGCCCAAATGCTCATTCCGGGCAAAATCGGAACCGTCTCCGGGTTAATCACCGGGCTCGCATTCGGTATGGGAGGACTCGGTGCGCTTGTCCTGGGTAACTGGATCGACGTGTTCGGTGTATCTCCAGTCATGCAGATGTGCAGCTTCCTGCCGCTGATCGGCATATTCACCTTCCTGCTGCCTTCGGATAAGGTACTGAAACGCTGGGCGGATGAAAACGGCAGTGAGGAATAA
- the queF gene encoding preQ(1) synthase, whose translation MKDVTLLGNQGVKYTFEYDPGILESFDNKHPYRDYFVKFNCPEFTSLCPITGQPDFATIYISYIPDVKMVESKSLKLYLFSFRNHGDFHEDCVNIIMNDLIKLMDPRYIEVWGKFTPRGGISIDPYTNYGKPGTKYEQMAEHRMMNHDMYPETIDNR comes from the coding sequence ATGAAAGATGTAACGCTTCTGGGTAACCAGGGCGTGAAATATACGTTCGAGTATGATCCCGGCATTTTGGAAAGCTTTGATAACAAGCATCCATACCGCGATTATTTTGTTAAATTCAACTGCCCGGAATTCACGAGCCTGTGCCCAATCACGGGTCAACCTGATTTTGCCACCATTTATATCAGCTATATTCCCGATGTGAAAATGGTAGAGAGCAAATCGCTTAAACTGTACCTGTTCAGTTTCCGCAACCATGGGGATTTCCACGAGGATTGTGTGAATATTATCATGAACGACCTGATCAAGCTGATGGATCCTCGTTATATAGAGGTTTGGGGCAAATTTACGCCGCGCGGCGGCATTTCCATCGATCCGTATACGAACTACGGCAAGCCTGGAACCAAGTATGAACAGATGGCTGAACACCGCATGATGAATCATGACATGTATCCGGAAACGATTGATAACCGTTAA
- the queE gene encoding 7-carboxy-7-deazaguanine synthase QueE: MSSVHENMNASSSVQNKEARIPVMEIFGPTVQGEGMVIGQKTMFVRTAGCDYRCSWCDSAFTWDGTGKDQIQMITPEDVWAELRRIGGSRFSHVTISGGNPALLASLGGLVSLLRENGIRTAVETQGSRWQPWLADIDEVTVSPKPPSSGMDTNWDVLDDLIKRLSTGPAGRSHSLKIVIFDEADLDYARRVHERYPATNLYLQTGNPDVTSTETPDLASSLLARYEWLIDQVSVSDDLNDVRVLPQLHTLVWGNKRGV, encoded by the coding sequence ATGAGTAGTGTGCATGAAAACATGAATGCTTCTTCCTCCGTACAAAACAAAGAAGCCCGCATCCCCGTCATGGAGATTTTCGGTCCAACAGTTCAAGGCGAAGGCATGGTGATCGGACAGAAAACCATGTTTGTTCGCACCGCTGGCTGCGATTATCGCTGCTCCTGGTGCGATTCTGCATTTACCTGGGACGGCACTGGCAAGGACCAGATTCAGATGATTACACCAGAGGACGTATGGGCTGAATTGCGCCGCATTGGCGGTTCGCGATTCTCCCATGTTACCATCTCCGGGGGGAACCCTGCCCTGCTGGCTTCGCTGGGCGGGTTGGTTTCTTTGCTCCGGGAGAACGGCATCCGCACTGCGGTGGAGACGCAGGGCTCCCGCTGGCAGCCTTGGCTGGCTGACATTGACGAAGTCACCGTGTCTCCCAAGCCGCCTAGCTCGGGCATGGACACCAACTGGGACGTGCTGGATGATCTCATTAAGCGATTGTCCACAGGCCCTGCAGGACGCAGCCACAGCCTGAAAATTGTTATCTTCGATGAAGCAGATTTGGATTATGCCCGCCGCGTGCATGAACGGTATCCGGCTACCAATTTGTATTTGCAGACCGGAAACCCGGACGTCACTTCTACGGAGACGCCAGATCTGGCTTCGTCGCTGCTCGCCCGTTATGAGTGGTTGATTGATCAGGTCAGTGTATCAGATGACCTGAATGATGTCCGCGTGCTTCCACAGCTGCACACTTTGGTGTGGGGAAACAAACGCGGCGTTTGA
- the queD gene encoding 6-carboxytetrahydropterin synthase QueD, translating to MREPGTFRIVEHLQRIGEDILPSQLRYHRKRVLVSKEFTFDAAHHLHCYESKCKNLHGHTYRVVFGISGYPGETGLTVDFGHIKDIWKTKIEGYLDHQYLNETLPLMNTTAENMVVWLFEQMEHALQTEPYAGLTEGGRTEFVRLYETPTSYAEARREWMIDE from the coding sequence ATGAGAGAGCCAGGAACATTCCGCATAGTTGAGCATTTGCAGCGGATTGGGGAGGATATTCTTCCTTCACAGCTGCGTTATCACCGCAAACGTGTGCTGGTCAGCAAAGAGTTCACTTTCGATGCTGCGCACCACCTGCATTGTTATGAAAGCAAGTGCAAGAACTTGCACGGCCATACGTATAGAGTCGTTTTTGGCATTAGCGGTTATCCGGGCGAGACCGGATTGACGGTTGATTTTGGACACATCAAGGATATATGGAAGACAAAAATTGAAGGATACCTGGATCATCAGTATCTGAATGAGACGCTTCCCCTCATGAATACCACGGCTGAAAATATGGTCGTCTGGCTGTTCGAACAAATGGAACACGCGCTTCAGACTGAACCATATGCTGGGCTTACCGAAGGCGGCCGAACCGAATTTGTGCGCCTCTACGAGACACCAACCAGCTACGCCGAGGCTAGACGGGAGTGGATGATTGATGAGTAG